Proteins encoded together in one Pseudomonadota bacterium window:
- a CDS encoding FtsX-like permease family protein produces the protein LLTALAMLLAVALVELTLPLFASFVERPLEIDLLSPKALLALVGGTLLVGVFAGSYPALFLSQFRPAQVLKGRDASTGSTLLRRVLVVFQFATSIALLIATGVVMLQMQYARNLDLGYDKSRNLTSGLPFFAPLWELYEPMKQALEAHPDIESAVYSSRVPGMQNLDGGGYVGPDVQFTRENVMAIADLKVDYQWFDHYDIEFLAGGTFLESQRRVEAPTPENPVTQGGAVLNESAARRFGWSPEEAVGQVIRSAADADLTMFVEREVMGVIPDIHFSSLHHEIKATVFAEPNTGYGRSISVKIAPGDPAAAIAHFEDVWRRLVPNTPPEWEFLDQRFDALYRGEGRQAQMFATFSGLAIFVATLGLFGLAAFTTDRRTKEIGVRKVMGAGVGDIVLLLTGDFSRLVLLANLIAWPVAWFFMNDWLTRFVYRMPTVDWAWLFVASGFAALVVATLTVGLQASRAAMARPVLALRYE, from the coding sequence CCTGCTCACGGCCCTAGCCATGCTGTTGGCCGTGGCGCTGGTAGAACTCACCCTGCCGCTCTTCGCGAGCTTCGTCGAACGGCCGCTGGAGATCGATCTGCTTAGCCCCAAGGCGCTGCTGGCGCTGGTGGGTGGAACGTTGCTGGTGGGCGTGTTCGCAGGGAGTTATCCGGCCCTGTTCCTGTCCCAGTTCCGTCCGGCTCAGGTGCTCAAGGGGCGGGATGCTTCGACCGGCTCGACCCTGTTGCGACGCGTACTCGTCGTGTTCCAGTTCGCTACGTCTATCGCCCTGCTCATCGCCACCGGCGTGGTGATGCTGCAGATGCAGTACGCGCGCAACCTCGACCTCGGCTACGACAAGTCCCGCAATCTCACCAGCGGACTGCCGTTCTTCGCCCCCCTGTGGGAGCTCTACGAGCCGATGAAGCAGGCCCTCGAGGCGCACCCCGACATCGAGTCGGCCGTGTACAGCTCGCGCGTGCCGGGAATGCAGAACCTCGATGGCGGCGGCTACGTGGGGCCGGATGTGCAGTTCACGCGTGAGAACGTCATGGCCATCGCCGACCTCAAGGTGGACTACCAGTGGTTCGACCACTACGACATCGAGTTCCTCGCCGGCGGCACCTTCCTCGAGAGCCAACGACGGGTGGAGGCACCGACGCCGGAGAACCCGGTCACGCAGGGTGGCGCCGTGCTCAACGAGTCGGCCGCACGCCGCTTTGGCTGGTCGCCGGAGGAGGCCGTGGGTCAGGTGATCCGTTCGGCGGCCGACGCCGACCTCACGATGTTCGTCGAGCGCGAAGTGATGGGCGTGATCCCGGATATCCACTTCTCCTCGCTCCATCACGAGATCAAGGCCACCGTGTTCGCTGAGCCCAACACGGGCTACGGGCGCTCGATTTCGGTGAAGATCGCGCCGGGCGATCCGGCGGCGGCGATCGCGCACTTCGAGGATGTGTGGCGTCGACTGGTGCCGAACACCCCGCCCGAGTGGGAGTTTCTCGATCAGCGCTTCGACGCCCTCTATCGGGGCGAGGGGCGCCAGGCACAGATGTTCGCCACCTTCTCGGGCCTGGCGATCTTCGTCGCGACCCTGGGACTCTTCGGCTTGGCCGCCTTCACCACCGATCGGCGGACCAAGGAGATCGGCGTACGCAAGGTGATGGGCGCGGGCGTCGGCGACATCGTGCTGTTGCTGACGGGCGATTTCAGTCGCCTGGTGCTGCTTGCGAACCTGATCGCCTGGCCGGTGGCGTGGTTCTTCATGAACGACTGGCTGACGCGCTTCGTTTACCGCATGCCCACCGTCGATTGGGCGTGGCTGTTCGTCGCCAGCGGGTTCGCCGCCCTGGTGGTGGCAACGTTGACGGTGGGGTTGCAGGCGAGTCGCGCGGCGATGGCGAGGCCGGTGTTGGCCCTGCGCTACGAGTAA
- a CDS encoding alpha/beta hydrolase, whose product MPSVHINGHDMYYEIHGEGDPAICMGGWGTYCHGNTGNLARGLTDRYQTLIIDYRGIGESSDDPTIPATMDLHAEDVIGLLDHLGWSRVHFVGLVGMGACIAQRVAIARPDLVRSMVNMGCWAAVDDYLTDQLNMFLDVHVKQGFEAFQRFVCFMSFLPEFYNENRGRLVHPDGPWSELRGREVTHGRLIDACVSHDVRELLPQVQAPTLVIHAARDMVTSPRYTGEIEALLPNVEAVTMEDVAHVVAGREQKIAFCKILFDFLERH is encoded by the coding sequence ATGCCCAGCGTGCACATCAACGGCCACGACATGTACTACGAGATCCATGGCGAGGGCGATCCCGCCATCTGCATGGGCGGCTGGGGCACCTACTGCCACGGCAACACGGGCAACCTTGCCCGCGGCCTGACCGATCGCTACCAGACCCTGATCATCGACTACCGGGGCATCGGCGAGTCCTCCGACGACCCCACCATCCCGGCCACGATGGATCTGCACGCCGAGGACGTGATCGGCCTCCTCGACCACCTCGGCTGGAGCCGCGTGCACTTCGTTGGGCTCGTAGGCATGGGCGCATGTATCGCCCAGCGCGTGGCCATCGCACGACCAGACCTGGTCCGCTCTATGGTCAACATGGGCTGCTGGGCCGCCGTCGACGACTACCTCACGGACCAGCTCAACATGTTCCTGGACGTGCACGTGAAGCAGGGCTTCGAGGCCTTCCAGCGCTTCGTCTGCTTCATGTCCTTCCTGCCGGAGTTCTACAACGAGAACCGCGGCCGCCTGGTGCACCCGGACGGTCCCTGGAGCGAGCTACGCGGGCGCGAGGTCACCCACGGGCGCCTCATCGATGCATGCGTCTCCCACGACGTGCGAGAGCTGCTGCCGCAGGTGCAGGCACCGACGCTCGTGATCCACGCGGCGCGCGACATGGTGACGAGCCCGCGCTACACGGGTGAGATCGAGGCGCTGCTGCCGAACGTGGAGGCGGTGACCATGGAGGATGTGGCTCACGTGGTGGCTGGGCGTGAGCAGAAGATCGCTTTCTGCAAGATCCTCTTCGACTTCCTCGAGCGCCACTAG
- a CDS encoding DUF1800 family protein: MTPDRSSAARCAALAAMCFALTAAAIDSDRDGIDNELDNCQLAANANQRDTDGDGYGNLCDGDLDNNGLVNVVDLRLLRSVFGSEVPHDRPLAYHADLNGDGRVDGADFALQRAALRLPPGPAAEGPVSAEEAARLLTQGTYGPTVEAIDEVVALGSATAWVDAQLSTPISLHTALTRDLATRMCFTMPVVDAEYTEARLAAWWENALYADDQLRQRVAFALSQILVVSDVDDTVRQSQFALADYYDMLLTHAFGNYRDLLEDVSTHAVMGIFLSSIRNERAQPERNIRPDENFAREIMQLFTIGTQMLNLDGTPVLDDEGQPIRTYTQADIEEFARVYTGWNYPGVDWSEWWGPSDRTLPMEPFEEFHDSGPKVLLGVAVPGGQTAQEDLDAALDVLFAHPNVGPFLAKQLIKRLITSNPSPPYVARVAEVFNDNGQGVRGDLAAVAREIFLDPEARSGQRYEVERFGKLREPLLRITQTRRAFDAIIPQRTGNFNNNAEQCGQPEWGWYRTFFRDYKVDFAQQPLSAPSVFNFYLPDYAPPGELRDASLVAPEFEVINANTAQTIARAITWELYNEDQNGPGHVKLDVGDEVALASDPEALLDHLDLLLMSGQMSQAMRALILEHLRSEVFVDGTADDNTRARDAIMLVVNAPEYLIQK; the protein is encoded by the coding sequence ATGACCCCAGACCGTTCGTCAGCCGCACGGTGCGCGGCGCTCGCCGCCATGTGCTTCGCCCTCACCGCCGCGGCGATCGACAGCGATCGCGACGGCATCGACAACGAGCTCGATAACTGCCAACTCGCCGCTAACGCCAACCAACGGGACACCGATGGCGACGGCTACGGCAACCTCTGCGACGGCGACCTGGACAACAACGGCCTGGTCAACGTGGTCGACCTCCGGCTGCTGCGCTCGGTCTTCGGCAGCGAAGTGCCCCACGACCGCCCCCTCGCCTACCACGCCGACCTCAACGGTGACGGCCGCGTCGACGGTGCCGACTTCGCCCTGCAGCGCGCTGCCCTGCGCCTTCCCCCGGGCCCGGCCGCAGAGGGGCCGGTCAGCGCAGAGGAGGCCGCGCGCCTGCTGACCCAAGGCACCTACGGACCCACCGTCGAGGCGATCGACGAAGTGGTCGCCCTCGGCAGCGCCACGGCCTGGGTGGACGCGCAGCTAAGCACACCCATTAGCCTGCACACGGCGCTCACGCGCGATCTCGCCACGCGCATGTGTTTCACGATGCCCGTGGTCGATGCGGAGTACACGGAGGCACGCCTCGCCGCCTGGTGGGAGAACGCCCTCTACGCCGATGATCAGCTGCGCCAGCGGGTGGCCTTCGCCCTGAGTCAGATCCTCGTGGTGAGCGATGTGGACGATACGGTGCGCCAGTCGCAGTTCGCCCTCGCCGACTACTACGACATGTTGCTGACCCACGCCTTCGGCAACTACCGCGACCTGCTCGAGGACGTGTCGACCCACGCGGTCATGGGCATCTTCCTGAGTTCTATCCGCAACGAGCGCGCCCAGCCCGAACGCAACATCCGCCCCGACGAGAACTTCGCGCGTGAGATCATGCAGCTGTTCACCATCGGCACGCAGATGCTGAACCTGGACGGCACCCCGGTCCTCGACGACGAGGGCCAACCCATTCGCACCTATACACAAGCGGACATCGAAGAGTTCGCCCGCGTGTACACCGGGTGGAACTACCCCGGCGTGGACTGGAGCGAGTGGTGGGGGCCGTCAGACCGTACCCTGCCGATGGAGCCCTTCGAGGAGTTCCACGACAGCGGGCCGAAGGTGCTGTTGGGCGTGGCTGTGCCGGGCGGTCAGACGGCGCAGGAAGACCTCGACGCCGCCCTCGACGTGCTCTTCGCCCACCCGAACGTCGGGCCGTTCCTGGCCAAGCAGCTGATCAAGCGGCTGATCACTTCGAACCCCTCGCCGCCGTACGTGGCGCGGGTGGCCGAGGTGTTCAACGACAATGGCCAAGGCGTGCGCGGGGATCTCGCTGCCGTCGCGCGCGAGATCTTCCTGGATCCCGAAGCGCGCAGTGGGCAGCGCTACGAGGTGGAGCGCTTCGGCAAGCTGCGCGAACCCCTCCTGCGCATCACCCAAACGCGCCGCGCTTTCGACGCGATCATTCCCCAGCGCACGGGCAACTTCAACAACAACGCGGAGCAGTGCGGTCAGCCGGAGTGGGGCTGGTATCGCACGTTCTTCCGCGACTACAAGGTGGACTTCGCCCAACAGCCGCTGTCGGCGCCCTCCGTGTTCAACTTCTATCTGCCCGACTACGCGCCGCCCGGTGAGCTGCGCGACGCGTCGCTGGTGGCGCCGGAGTTCGAGGTGATCAACGCCAACACGGCACAGACCATCGCCCGCGCCATCACCTGGGAACTCTACAACGAGGATCAGAACGGCCCCGGGCACGTGAAGCTCGACGTGGGGGACGAGGTTGCCCTCGCCAGCGATCCCGAAGCGCTGCTCGATCACCTCGACCTACTGCTGATGTCAGGTCAAATGAGCCAGGCCATGCGCGCGCTGATCCTCGAGCACCTTCGCAGTGAGGTGTTCGTGGACGGGACGGCCGATGACAACACGCGAGCGCGCGACGCGATCATGCTGGTGGTGAACGCGCCTGAATACCTGATCCAGAAGTAG
- a CDS encoding DUF1501 domain-containing protein, with product MSSNTLIARRRFLQRFAISSLGASALATQSRFGLIQGALASTRTPFAGGARSLVCVFLSGGNDIYNTIIPTGADAYAQYQGIRGGLSISDRELLPLSNTDYGFHPAMAGMQSLFDSGRLAIVGDVGTLFEPTTRESYQTGTALVPPDLFSHNDQQEIWQTARPPIEGITQPGWGGRMADLLADANSNPLVPPALTLAGNNNFQAGESQLPFSLDPANGVEPFLYLSGNAFPPSEPGRSAAWQQLLVETYGNALERTGAAGLESARVQIDLFGEALALAPPITTEYPGSRIAQQLAMAARVISVREALGMQRQLFFVEYGSFDFHGNQLGEQAERLRELSDGLAAFQANMDELGLADSVTAFTASDFGRTLTVNGDGTDHGWSSAAFVLGGAVNGGVIHGGLPSLEIGGPTDTDDAGRMIPAYSLDQYGATLARWMGIGEADLDEIFPYLRNFESRDLGFMNA from the coding sequence ATGAGCAGCAACACCCTCATCGCGCGCCGCCGCTTCCTGCAACGGTTCGCCATCAGTTCCCTGGGCGCCAGCGCCCTCGCCACCCAGAGCCGCTTCGGGTTGATCCAGGGCGCGCTCGCCTCCACCCGAACGCCCTTCGCGGGCGGCGCACGCTCCCTCGTGTGCGTGTTCCTTTCGGGGGGCAACGACATCTACAACACGATCATCCCCACGGGGGCCGACGCCTACGCGCAGTACCAGGGCATACGCGGGGGCCTCAGCATCAGCGACCGGGAGCTGCTGCCCCTCAGCAACACGGACTACGGCTTTCATCCCGCGATGGCCGGCATGCAGTCGCTGTTCGACAGCGGGCGCCTGGCGATCGTCGGCGACGTCGGCACGCTCTTCGAGCCCACCACCCGGGAGAGCTACCAGACCGGCACGGCCTTGGTGCCGCCGGACCTGTTCTCGCATAACGACCAGCAGGAGATCTGGCAAACGGCGCGCCCCCCAATCGAGGGCATCACCCAGCCGGGCTGGGGCGGTCGCATGGCGGACCTGTTGGCGGATGCCAACAGCAACCCTCTGGTGCCGCCAGCGTTGACTCTGGCGGGCAACAATAACTTCCAGGCAGGGGAGTCGCAGCTGCCGTTCAGCCTCGACCCTGCCAACGGCGTCGAGCCGTTTCTCTACCTGTCCGGCAACGCCTTCCCACCGTCCGAGCCCGGGCGGTCAGCCGCTTGGCAGCAGCTGTTGGTGGAGACCTACGGCAATGCCCTGGAGCGCACGGGGGCGGCGGGGCTGGAATCGGCCCGGGTGCAAATCGATCTCTTCGGTGAAGCGTTGGCCTTGGCGCCGCCCATCACCACCGAGTACCCCGGCAGCCGCATCGCGCAGCAGCTGGCGATGGCGGCGCGGGTGATCTCCGTGCGCGAGGCCTTGGGAATGCAACGGCAGTTGTTCTTCGTCGAGTACGGCAGCTTCGACTTCCACGGTAACCAGCTCGGCGAGCAGGCGGAGCGCTTGCGGGAGCTCAGCGATGGGCTGGCGGCCTTCCAGGCCAATATGGACGAGCTAGGGTTGGCGGATTCGGTGACCGCGTTCACCGCCTCGGACTTCGGGCGCACCCTGACCGTGAACGGGGACGGCACGGACCACGGCTGGTCGAGCGCCGCCTTCGTGCTAGGGGGCGCGGTGAACGGCGGCGTGATCCACGGTGGCTTGCCCTCGCTGGAGATCGGCGGCCCGACGGACACGGATGATGCGGGGCGCATGATCCCTGCCTACTCGCTGGATCAGTACGGGGCGACGCTTGCGCGCTGGATGGGCATAGGCGAGGCGGATCTCGATGAGATCTTCCCTTACCTTCGGAACTTCGAGAGCCGGGACCTTGGGTTTATGAATGCCTGA